A genomic stretch from Blastocatellia bacterium includes:
- the hutH gene encoding histidine ammonia-lyase: protein MPSSPVNPDILLLDGETLSLEAVMAIARNFQPVALSPKAKERMQRSRQLVEQWVREKKVIYGITTGFGSLQNQVIPPEEAEQLQENILLSHAAGVGEPLPEATVRAMMVLRANALAKGYSGIRVEVVERLLEMINRRVHPVIPIKGSVGSSGDLAPLSHMALVLIGRGEAFYTGERLGGSEALSRAGIRAIHLEAKEGLALTNGTQFMTAIGALTLGDAERLAKLADIAGAMSLEAVKGRSSAFRPELHRLRPFPGQMQSAQNINAMIRGSQLIDGEQVMQRRKTSIALDEGVRETKVQDAYSLRCMPQVHGASREAMSFVRRTLEIEINSATDNPLIVPELEESFSAGNFHGQPVALAMDFLALALAELGSISERRIARLMNRHENFGLPAYLIGSVGLNTGMMMAQYTAAALASENKVLIHPASGDSIPTSSNQEDHNSMGSIAARQARQVLENVESIVAIELLCAAQALGFRADEGAAMGAGTLAAYKLLRQHIPQRASDRDGEIHLIIHEAVKLVRGGALLSEVEQAIGPLN from the coding sequence ATGCCATCGAGCCCGGTTAATCCAGACATTCTCTTATTGGACGGCGAGACCTTGAGTCTTGAAGCGGTCATGGCCATCGCCAGGAACTTTCAACCGGTCGCTCTCAGCCCGAAGGCGAAAGAGAGAATGCAGCGGTCGCGACAGCTCGTCGAGCAATGGGTGCGCGAAAAGAAAGTCATCTACGGCATCACCACAGGCTTCGGCTCGCTGCAAAATCAAGTCATCCCGCCCGAAGAGGCCGAGCAATTACAGGAGAATATCTTGCTCAGCCACGCGGCAGGCGTCGGCGAGCCATTGCCCGAAGCGACGGTCAGGGCAATGATGGTATTGCGCGCCAACGCGCTGGCCAAAGGCTATTCCGGCATTCGCGTCGAAGTGGTCGAGCGCCTGCTCGAAATGATCAACCGGCGCGTCCATCCGGTCATTCCCATCAAAGGCTCTGTCGGATCGAGCGGCGACCTCGCGCCGCTGTCTCATATGGCGCTGGTCTTGATCGGCAGAGGCGAAGCCTTCTACACCGGCGAGCGATTGGGCGGCAGTGAGGCGTTAAGCAGAGCCGGAATTCGAGCCATTCATCTTGAGGCGAAAGAGGGGCTGGCGCTGACAAACGGCACACAGTTTATGACCGCCATCGGCGCGCTGACGCTCGGCGACGCTGAGCGACTGGCAAAGCTCGCCGACATTGCCGGAGCCATGAGCCTGGAAGCCGTGAAAGGCCGCAGCTCGGCCTTCAGGCCAGAGCTCCACCGGCTTCGCCCGTTTCCGGGCCAGATGCAGAGTGCTCAAAACATCAACGCCATGATCCGGGGCAGCCAGTTGATTGACGGCGAGCAGGTGATGCAGCGCCGGAAGACGAGCATTGCTTTAGACGAAGGCGTACGCGAGACAAAGGTTCAAGACGCTTACTCGCTGCGCTGCATGCCGCAGGTACATGGCGCGTCGCGTGAAGCGATGAGCTTTGTGCGGCGCACGCTGGAAATCGAAATCAATTCCGCAACCGATAATCCGTTGATCGTGCCTGAGCTGGAAGAGTCATTTTCTGCCGGCAATTTTCATGGGCAGCCGGTGGCGCTGGCGATGGATTTTCTCGCCCTCGCCCTCGCAGAGCTGGGCAGCATCTCGGAGCGCCGCATCGCGCGGCTGATGAACCGGCATGAAAACTTCGGCCTGCCCGCCTATTTAATCGGCTCGGTCGGGTTGAACACAGGGATGATGATGGCGCAGTACACGGCGGCGGCGCTCGCCTCCGAGAACAAAGTCTTGATTCATCCCGCCAGCGGCGACTCCATTCCGACTTCGTCCAACCAGGAAGATCACAACAGCATGGGCTCAATCGCGGCGCGACAGGCCCGCCAGGTGCTTGAGAATGTCGAATCGATTGTCGCGATTGAATTGCTGTGCGCGGCGCAGGCGCTCGGCTTCAGGGCAGACGAGGGCGCAGCCATGGGCGCCGGCACGCTTGCCGCTTACAAACTGCTGCGCCAACACATCCCGCAGCGGGCCAGCGACCGGGACGGCGAAATTCATCTCATCATCCACGAGGCTGTAAAGCTGGTGCGCGGCGGCGCGCTGCTCAGTGAAGTCGAGCAAGCCATCGGCCCGCTCAATTGA
- a CDS encoding histidinol phosphatase, protein MTPHPLLILILLLSLTGSPFGQSPSQLGPGRKYTSVERMGMEHLAAVHQARLRYEQARRPVRLPTGMTDYRAILHAHAEDAPHTGGTRPEMLKAARAAGVNIIMLSDHRRPERDFITDSWRGIHEGVLFIPGAEADGFLLYPIASLRDQQTPTREAVIAATRAGGGNIFLSHVEDKLDWPTDNLDGLEIYNHHTDVKDEAAFNFWLQGAMTNRARLAQIEQALATYPQEVIAAQQDYLAPILKKWDADTAHRRLTGVAANDCHHNQVFTVTVVDEQTIEVGIITSRPEKRQMTSAQVPAVAAMTSGRKPGELIARLDFDPYERSFRYVSTHILTGQLTEAAVREALRQGHAYVAHDWLCDPTGFAFVASASGGKPVALMGDEIALRPGLELKAEAPVACHWKLLRNGEVAATGESREITLQVKAAGVYRVEAWLEADSEMRPWIYSNPIYVR, encoded by the coding sequence ATGACCCCGCACCCCTTACTGATTTTAATCCTTCTGCTCAGCCTGACCGGCAGCCCGTTCGGCCAGTCTCCATCCCAGCTCGGCCCCGGCAGAAAGTACACTAGCGTCGAGCGCATGGGCATGGAGCATCTGGCCGCGGTTCATCAGGCGCGGCTGCGCTACGAACAGGCGCGCAGGCCGGTGCGATTGCCGACGGGGATGACAGACTATCGCGCTATCCTGCACGCGCATGCCGAAGACGCGCCGCACACCGGCGGCACGCGACCCGAAATGCTCAAAGCGGCCAGAGCGGCGGGCGTCAATATCATCATGCTGTCTGACCATCGGCGACCGGAACGCGATTTCATCACCGATAGCTGGCGCGGCATTCACGAGGGCGTCTTATTCATACCGGGAGCCGAGGCCGACGGTTTTCTGCTTTATCCCATCGCCTCGCTGCGCGACCAGCAGACGCCGACGCGCGAAGCAGTGATCGCGGCGACGCGGGCCGGCGGCGGCAACATCTTTCTCTCGCATGTCGAAGACAAGCTCGACTGGCCGACCGACAACCTTGACGGGCTGGAAATCTATAATCACCACACAGACGTGAAGGACGAGGCGGCGTTCAACTTCTGGCTGCAAGGCGCGATGACCAATAGGGCGCGGCTCGCACAGATCGAGCAGGCGCTTGCGACGTATCCGCAAGAGGTCATCGCCGCCCAGCAAGATTATCTCGCGCCGATCCTGAAGAAGTGGGATGCGGACACCGCGCATCGCCGTTTGACTGGCGTAGCGGCGAACGACTGTCATCACAATCAAGTCTTCACAGTCACGGTCGTCGATGAACAGACCATCGAAGTCGGAATCATTACGAGCCGCCCGGAGAAAAGGCAAATGACCAGCGCGCAAGTGCCGGCGGTGGCCGCGATGACGAGCGGGCGCAAGCCGGGCGAGCTCATCGCGCGCCTGGATTTCGACCCCTACGAGCGCAGCTTTCGCTACGTCAGCACACACATTCTGACCGGCCAATTGACCGAAGCCGCCGTGCGCGAGGCGCTCAGACAGGGCCACGCTTATGTCGCGCATGACTGGTTGTGCGACCCGACCGGCTTTGCCTTTGTCGCTTCTGCAAGCGGCGGTAAGCCAGTGGCGCTCATGGGCGATGAAATTGCCTTGAGGCCGGGGCTTGAGTTGAAGGCCGAAGCGCCGGTCGCCTGCCATTGGAAGCTCTTGCGGAACGGCGAAGTCGCCGCCACGGGCGAAAGCCGCGAGATCACGCTTCAGGTGAAAGCGGCGGGTGTTTACCGCGTCGAGGCATGGCTTGAAGCCGACAGCGAGATGCGCCCCTGGATATACTCCAACCCGATCTACGTGCGTTGA
- a CDS encoding exo-alpha-sialidase, translated as MSKSLIACIIALVPALLGGAAPQPKTSPPSAAPQPEGAAFYESELIFPLEHWHNHASCIVECPNGDLLVCWFHGSGERTADDVKIEGARLRKGAKTWDARFTMADTLGYPDTNPTMFIDPQQRLWLLWPTILANEWHTALMKYRISSDYQKPQGVPRWDVNEVLHITPGPEFEATVNEAMTALEASRKDLPQELREAAAAYIERTRKNAADKLFRRLGWMTRAHPFILDGKRLIVPLYSDGFSFSLMAITDDWGKTWTTSTPIVGAGNIQPSIVKKQDGTLFTLMRDNGPPPKRLHTSESRDGGKTWSADRDTAIPNPGSGAEIIALKNGHWALIYNDTELSRNSLAVSISTDEGQTWKWTRHLEIEPRSLEAGAFHYPSMIQARDGSLHASYSYHLNKKDVGKDAEGQPARKAIKHAHFNEAWVIEGDKQ; from the coding sequence ATGAGCAAATCTCTGATCGCCTGCATCATTGCGCTCGTGCCGGCGCTGCTCGGCGGCGCGGCGCCGCAGCCAAAGACCTCGCCGCCGAGCGCCGCGCCGCAACCCGAAGGCGCGGCCTTTTATGAATCCGAGTTGATCTTCCCGCTCGAACACTGGCACAACCATGCGTCGTGCATTGTCGAATGCCCGAATGGCGACCTGCTGGTCTGCTGGTTCCACGGCTCAGGCGAGCGCACCGCCGACGACGTGAAAATCGAAGGGGCGCGGCTGCGCAAAGGCGCAAAGACGTGGGACGCGCGCTTCACCATGGCCGACACCCTCGGCTATCCCGACACCAACCCGACGATGTTCATCGATCCGCAGCAAAGGCTCTGGCTGCTGTGGCCGACCATCCTGGCCAATGAATGGCACACCGCTTTGATGAAGTATCGCATCTCGTCGGACTACCAGAAACCGCAAGGCGTGCCGCGCTGGGACGTGAACGAAGTCTTGCACATCACGCCGGGGCCTGAGTTTGAAGCGACGGTTAACGAAGCGATGACGGCACTCGAAGCCAGCCGCAAAGATTTGCCGCAAGAGCTGAGAGAGGCCGCCGCCGCTTACATCGAGCGGACGCGAAAGAATGCCGCCGACAAGTTATTCCGCCGCCTCGGCTGGATGACTCGCGCCCACCCGTTCATTCTCGATGGCAAGCGCTTGATCGTGCCGCTCTATTCTGACGGCTTCTCGTTCTCGCTGATGGCGATCACCGACGACTGGGGCAAAACCTGGACGACCAGCACGCCGATTGTCGGGGCCGGCAACATCCAGCCGAGCATCGTCAAAAAACAAGACGGCACGTTATTCACACTGATGCGCGACAATGGCCCGCCGCCGAAGCGGCTGCACACCAGCGAGTCGCGCGATGGCGGCAAGACCTGGAGCGCCGACCGCGATACCGCGATTCCCAATCCGGGGTCGGGCGCTGAAATCATCGCGCTCAAAAATGGCCACTGGGCCTTGATCTATAACGACACCGAATTGAGCCGCAACAGCCTGGCGGTGTCGATCTCGACCGACGAGGGACAGACATGGAAGTGGACGCGGCATCTCGAAATCGAGCCGCGCAGCCTGGAAGCCGGAGCCTTCCACTACCCATCGATGATTCAAGCGCGCGACGGTTCGCTGCACGCGAGCTACAGCTATCACCTGAACAAAAAAGATGTGGGCAAGGACGCCGAAGGTCAGCCGGCCCGCAAAGCCATCAAGCATGCCCATTTCAACGAAGCGTGGGTGATCGAAGGCGATAAGCAATGA
- a CDS encoding MFS transporter, which produces MSQRSYKWLVVALLWAVCFFNYADRQAIFSVFPLLKSEMGLSDVQLGIVGSAFMWVYAAAGPMAGLVGDRLRRKTLVIAGLLFWSLITLATALSTTYTHLVIFRALEGFGEAFYFPASMSLLSDYHGTDTRSRAMALHQSSVYAGTIAGGSVAGLLGQYYGWRSSFYLFGAAGLLYGLLLLLLLREPARDPAAAEKASSADAKESRAGLHTGNASVMTTVRELFGNPMVRLLTAVFVGANFVAMIFLTWMPSFLYRKFGMSLAMAGLSGTAYLQIASVIGVISGGVLADRLARRHRAGRMMAQAVGLLLGVPFIFVAGWTLSVPVLILALVGFGYFKGIYDANIWASLHDTVRPEHRASAVGFMNSVGWLGGGIAPVAIAAASERFGMGASISANSVIYLLIALLMIYGISRLTRSSAQPVRAPASG; this is translated from the coding sequence ATGAGCCAAAGAAGCTATAAGTGGCTGGTCGTCGCGCTGCTCTGGGCGGTCTGCTTTTTTAACTACGCCGACCGCCAGGCAATCTTCTCGGTCTTCCCGCTGCTGAAGTCAGAGATGGGGCTGAGCGACGTACAGTTGGGCATCGTCGGCTCGGCGTTCATGTGGGTCTACGCCGCCGCGGGGCCAATGGCCGGGCTGGTCGGCGACCGGCTGCGGCGCAAGACGCTGGTCATCGCCGGCCTGCTCTTCTGGTCTCTCATCACGCTGGCGACGGCGCTCTCGACCACCTACACGCACCTGGTCATCTTCCGCGCCCTCGAAGGCTTTGGCGAAGCCTTCTACTTCCCGGCTTCCATGTCATTGCTGAGCGATTATCACGGCACGGATACGCGGTCGCGCGCCATGGCGCTGCATCAATCGAGCGTCTATGCCGGAACGATTGCCGGCGGCAGCGTCGCAGGCTTGCTGGGTCAGTACTATGGCTGGCGCTCCAGCTTTTATCTCTTCGGCGCGGCGGGGCTGCTTTACGGCTTGCTGCTGCTTTTATTGCTGCGCGAGCCGGCGCGCGATCCTGCCGCCGCTGAAAAAGCATCAAGCGCCGATGCAAAAGAATCGCGCGCCGGACTTCACACCGGCAACGCGAGCGTGATGACGACCGTGCGCGAGTTGTTCGGCAATCCGATGGTGCGCCTGCTCACCGCGGTTTTCGTCGGCGCTAACTTCGTGGCGATGATCTTCCTGACGTGGATGCCCTCTTTCCTGTACCGCAAGTTCGGCATGAGTCTGGCGATGGCGGGCTTGAGCGGCACCGCTTATTTGCAGATCGCTTCGGTCATCGGCGTTATCAGCGGCGGCGTGCTTGCGGACCGGCTGGCGCGGCGGCATCGCGCCGGCAGAATGATGGCGCAGGCGGTGGGCTTGCTGCTCGGCGTGCCGTTCATTTTTGTCGCCGGCTGGACGCTCTCGGTGCCGGTGCTGATTCTGGCGCTTGTCGGCTTCGGTTACTTCAAAGGAATTTATGACGCGAACATCTGGGCGTCGCTGCATGACACGGTGCGTCCCGAGCATCGAGCTTCGGCGGTCGGCTTCATGAATTCCGTAGGCTGGCTCGGCGGCGGCATCGCCCCTGTCGCCATTGCCGCCGCATCAGAGCGTTTCGGCATGGGCGCTTCGATCAGCGCCAACTCGGTGATCTATCTCTTGATCGCCCTGCTGATGATTTATGGGATCAGCAGGCTGACGCGCTCAAGCGCGCAACCTGTGCGGGCCCCGGCCAGCGGGTAG
- a CDS encoding metallophosphoesterase: MSSKTTRVVAASLLTVCLLLSTFDSTQAQTCNIRFAVIGDYGRAGQPERDVAELVKGWSPDFVITVGDNNYEDGAASTIDQNVGQYYHEFIGPYLGSYGEGAATNRFFPALGNHDWEAAGARPYLDYFTLPGNERYYEFASGPVHFFALDSDPSEPDGVRSDSAQANWLRARLAAATEPWKVVYFHHSPYSSGLEHGSTGYMQWPFKQWGVTAVLSGHDHDYERVVRDDFPYFVDGVGGKSLYPFFPLPVSGSRKRYNDDYGAMRVDANPDQITFKFITRTGEVIDTYTMGSAPRRAPDGPSDLMTTGRGKRLIDLAWTAVGCTHEGFKVEQSEDGISFKEIATVGGNLTAYTAAGLARGTTYYFRVRAYNAAGDSAYSNVVSATTKRKHQ; the protein is encoded by the coding sequence ATGAGCAGTAAGACTACCCGTGTCGTGGCGGCATCCTTGTTGACCGTCTGCCTGTTGCTATCCACCTTCGACTCGACGCAGGCGCAGACCTGTAACATTCGCTTCGCAGTGATTGGCGATTATGGCCGGGCGGGTCAGCCCGAGCGCGACGTCGCCGAGCTGGTCAAGGGCTGGAGTCCTGACTTCGTCATCACCGTGGGTGACAACAACTATGAGGACGGCGCGGCCTCGACCATCGATCAGAACGTTGGCCAGTACTATCACGAGTTCATCGGGCCATACCTGGGCAGCTACGGCGAAGGCGCGGCGACGAACCGCTTCTTCCCGGCGCTCGGCAACCATGACTGGGAGGCGGCGGGCGCGCGGCCTTACCTCGACTACTTCACGCTGCCCGGCAACGAGCGTTACTACGAATTCGCCTCCGGGCCTGTGCACTTCTTTGCGCTCGACAGCGACCCGAGCGAGCCGGACGGCGTGCGCAGCGACTCGGCGCAGGCGAACTGGCTGCGCGCGCGGCTCGCCGCGGCGACCGAGCCGTGGAAGGTCGTCTACTTTCATCATTCGCCATACTCGTCGGGGCTAGAGCATGGCTCGACCGGCTACATGCAATGGCCGTTCAAGCAGTGGGGCGTGACGGCGGTCTTGAGCGGTCATGACCATGACTATGAGCGCGTCGTCCGCGACGACTTCCCTTACTTCGTTGACGGCGTCGGCGGCAAGAGTCTGTACCCCTTCTTCCCCCTGCCGGTCTCCGGCAGCCGCAAGCGCTACAACGACGATTACGGGGCGATGCGCGTAGACGCTAACCCGGATCAGATCACCTTCAAGTTCATCACGCGCACGGGCGAAGTCATTGACACTTACACGATGGGGAGCGCGCCGCGCCGCGCCCCCGACGGGCCGAGCGACCTGATGACGACCGGCAGGGGCAAGCGGCTCATCGATCTGGCGTGGACTGCCGTGGGTTGTACGCACGAGGGCTTCAAGGTCGAGCAGTCTGAGGACGGTATCAGCTTCAAAGAGATTGCCACGGTCGGCGGCAACCTGACGGCGTACACAGCGGCGGGGCTGGCGCGCGGGACGACTTACTACTTCCGCGTCCGCGCCTACAACGCCGCCGGCGACTCGGCGTATTCAAACGTCGTCAGCGCCACGACCAAGCGTAAACATCAGTAG